In Micromonospora sp. WMMD980, the following are encoded in one genomic region:
- a CDS encoding IucA/IucC family siderophore biosynthesis protein: MTDDSERQVVARVLDALLREDHLGLHRRGRLAAADRWEVPHAGGLLCIPVRADGFQADLRCAAPTVWVRDPAGADRVVDTLDGLLALLAPTGDAEAEEGWRTFTAECHADLRARRLARRNRRAVFAAVAGERSTAPAGMPAASLDDVLAAHAGHPVYPTDRCRHGLDDDDLLRYAPEHAPRFALRWHAAPRAAVRLTGPLPAWWPAADRAGDLLLPVHPLAAARYALPVLDRPAVPVRPTLSMRTVALVEDPYTHLKLPLPTATLGVRNRRGLRPDTLADGAAVAGLLDRIAATEPSFTGRIRHADEHTYGHAGDDDRRAFLIRRFPRDLAATRVVPVAALAAPDPQAGTVLERISGGRPGAVLASYLDLLLDWHVCLWLRHGVALEAHPQNIHLLLAPDGTVGLLYKDDDGARLDPRHRGAVPLRDARMWVADPEELADVFVTITLHLAAAAAPLLALAARGAAVPSPAAALTPRLVAARDRWGDGPAARAFIDRLLRAARLPVKAMVTAGTLLPKQRLGCADVNKYYRRTGPNYLRETS, encoded by the coding sequence ATGACCGACGACAGCGAGCGACAGGTCGTCGCCCGGGTGCTCGACGCCCTGCTGCGGGAGGACCACCTCGGGTTGCACCGGCGCGGCCGGCTCGCCGCCGCGGACCGGTGGGAGGTGCCGCACGCCGGCGGGCTGCTGTGCATCCCGGTCCGCGCCGACGGGTTCCAGGCGGACCTGCGCTGCGCGGCGCCGACCGTGTGGGTCCGCGACCCCGCCGGCGCCGACCGCGTGGTGGACACGCTCGACGGGCTGCTCGCGCTGCTCGCTCCCACCGGCGACGCCGAGGCCGAGGAGGGCTGGCGGACGTTCACCGCCGAGTGCCACGCCGACCTGAGGGCCCGCCGGCTCGCCCGGCGGAACCGGCGCGCGGTCTTCGCCGCCGTGGCCGGCGAACGGTCGACCGCGCCGGCCGGCATGCCGGCTGCGTCGCTGGACGACGTGCTGGCGGCGCACGCCGGCCACCCGGTCTATCCCACCGACCGCTGCCGGCACGGCCTCGACGACGACGACCTGCTCCGGTACGCCCCGGAGCACGCTCCCCGGTTCGCGTTGCGCTGGCACGCCGCGCCCCGGGCGGCGGTGCGGCTCACCGGTCCGCTGCCCGCCTGGTGGCCGGCGGCGGACCGGGCCGGTGACCTGCTGCTGCCGGTGCACCCGCTCGCCGCTGCCCGGTACGCGCTGCCGGTGCTCGACCGGCCGGCGGTGCCGGTGCGGCCCACGCTGTCCATGCGCACGGTGGCGCTCGTGGAAGACCCGTACACCCATCTGAAGTTGCCGCTACCCACCGCCACGCTGGGGGTCCGGAACCGACGCGGCCTACGACCGGACACGCTGGCCGACGGCGCGGCGGTGGCCGGGCTGCTCGACCGGATCGCCGCCACCGAGCCCAGCTTCACCGGCCGGATCCGGCACGCCGACGAGCACACGTACGGTCACGCCGGCGACGACGACCGACGGGCGTTCCTCATCCGCCGGTTCCCCCGTGACCTGGCCGCGACGCGTGTGGTGCCGGTGGCCGCGCTGGCCGCGCCCGACCCACAGGCCGGCACGGTGCTGGAGCGGATCAGTGGCGGCCGTCCCGGAGCGGTGCTGGCGTCCTACCTGGACCTGCTGCTCGACTGGCACGTCTGCCTGTGGCTGCGCCACGGCGTCGCGCTGGAGGCCCACCCGCAGAACATCCATCTGCTGCTCGCGCCGGACGGGACGGTCGGTCTGCTCTACAAGGACGACGACGGTGCCCGGCTCGACCCACGGCACCGGGGCGCGGTGCCGCTGCGTGACGCGCGGATGTGGGTGGCCGACCCCGAAGAGTTGGCCGACGTGTTCGTCACCATCACGCTGCACCTCGCCGCCGCCGCCGCGCCGCTGCTGGCCCTGGCCGCCCGGGGCGCCGCGGTGCCGTCGCCGGCCGCCGCGCTGACCCCCCGGCTCGTCGCGGCTCGGGACCGGTGGGGCGACGGCCCGGCGGCGCGGGCGTTCATCGACCGGTTGCTGCGGGCCGCTCGCCTGCCGGTCAAGGCGATGGTCACCGCCGGGACGCTGCTGCCCAAGCAACGCCTCGGCTGCGCCGACGTCAACAAGTACTACCGCCGCACCGGACCGAACTACCTGCGGGAGACATCATGA
- a CDS encoding IucA/IucC family siderophore biosynthesis protein has translation MNPAASVDHLTPEAWATANRLLVRKALAEFTHERLITPEPAGPGRWVVQGDDATVEYRFAADVLALDHWHIDAASITRRRDGVDLPLDAVDLCLELRGALGLTDTVLPVYLEEITSTLAGTAYKLSRPAVTAVELAAADFQAIETGMTEGHPCFVANNGRIGFGVDEYHRYAPEAAAPVRLLWLAAHRDRTTFTCADDLDYDTLVRAELGEATLARFTATLTGLGLDPADYLLVPVHPWQWWNRLAVTFAGEVAQRRLVCLGEGPDDYLAQQSIRTFFDVTDPTKHYVKTALSVLNMGFLRGLSAAYMEATPAINDWLAALVDADPVLKRTGLSIIRERAAIGYRHRQYETATAPGSPYRKMLAALWRESPVPGLEPGRRLATMASLLHLDRDGRSLAAALIARSGLPPQRWLRRYLDAYLVPLLHSLYAHDLAFMPHGENVILVLDDDVVERVVFKDIAEEIVVMDPDADLPERVRRIRAAVPDDEKILAIFTDVFDCFLRHLSAALHTEGVLDQDDFWRTVAECAIGYAETVPHLAERMRRHDLFAPEFTLSCLNRLQLRNNQQMVDLTDPSAALQFAGTLVNPLARFAPPR, from the coding sequence GTGAACCCCGCCGCATCCGTCGACCACCTCACCCCCGAGGCGTGGGCCACCGCCAACCGGCTGCTGGTGCGCAAGGCGCTCGCCGAGTTCACCCACGAACGACTGATCACCCCCGAGCCGGCCGGCCCCGGCCGCTGGGTCGTCCAAGGCGACGACGCCACGGTCGAGTACCGGTTCGCCGCCGACGTCCTCGCGCTCGACCACTGGCACATCGACGCCGCCAGCATCACCCGCCGCCGCGACGGCGTCGACCTACCGCTCGACGCGGTCGACCTGTGCCTGGAGCTGCGCGGCGCGCTCGGCCTCACCGACACGGTCCTGCCCGTCTACCTGGAGGAGATCACCTCCACCCTCGCGGGGACCGCGTACAAGCTGAGCCGGCCGGCGGTCACCGCCGTCGAGCTGGCCGCCGCCGACTTCCAGGCGATCGAGACCGGGATGACCGAGGGCCACCCCTGCTTCGTGGCGAACAACGGGCGCATCGGCTTCGGCGTGGACGAATACCACAGGTACGCCCCGGAGGCCGCCGCCCCGGTACGGTTGCTCTGGCTCGCCGCGCACCGCGACCGGACCACGTTCACCTGCGCCGACGACCTGGACTACGACACCCTCGTCCGCGCCGAGCTGGGCGAGGCGACGCTGGCCCGGTTCACCGCCACGCTCACCGGCCTGGGCCTCGACCCGGCCGACTACCTGCTCGTCCCGGTACACCCCTGGCAGTGGTGGAACCGGCTCGCGGTCACCTTCGCCGGCGAGGTGGCCCAGCGCCGGCTGGTCTGCCTCGGCGAGGGACCGGACGACTACCTGGCCCAGCAGTCCATCCGCACGTTCTTCGACGTCACCGACCCGACGAAGCACTACGTCAAGACCGCGCTGTCGGTGCTGAACATGGGCTTCCTGCGCGGGCTGTCCGCCGCGTACATGGAAGCCACGCCCGCGATCAACGACTGGCTGGCCGCGCTCGTCGACGCCGACCCGGTACTCAAGCGCACCGGCCTGTCGATCATCCGGGAACGGGCCGCGATCGGCTACCGGCACCGGCAGTACGAGACGGCGACCGCCCCCGGTTCGCCGTACCGGAAGATGCTCGCCGCGCTCTGGCGGGAGAGCCCGGTGCCCGGCCTGGAACCCGGCCGGCGGCTGGCCACCATGGCCTCGCTGCTGCACCTCGACCGGGACGGCCGCTCGCTGGCGGCGGCGCTGATCGCCCGCTCCGGCCTGCCGCCGCAGCGCTGGCTGCGCCGCTACCTCGACGCCTACCTGGTGCCGCTGCTGCACAGCCTCTACGCCCACGACCTGGCGTTCATGCCGCACGGCGAGAACGTCATCCTGGTGCTCGACGACGACGTGGTGGAGCGGGTCGTGTTCAAGGACATCGCCGAGGAGATCGTGGTGATGGACCCGGACGCCGACCTGCCCGAGCGGGTCCGCCGGATCCGGGCCGCGGTCCCGGACGACGAGAAGATCCTGGCCATCTTCACCGACGTCTTCGACTGCTTCCTGCGCCACCTGAGCGCCGCCCTGCACACCGAGGGCGTGCTCGACCAGGACGACTTCTGGCGCACCGTCGCCGAGTGCGCCATCGGATACGCCGAGACGGTGCCGCACCTGGCCGAGCGGATGCGCCGGCACGATCTGTTCGCGCCGGAGTTCACGCTGTCCTGCCTCAACCGGCTCCAGTTGCGCAACAACCAGCAGATGGTGGATCTGACCGACCCGTCCGCCGCGCTCCAGTTCGCCGGCACGCTTGTCAACCCGCTCGCCCGCTTCGCGCCGCCGCGATGA
- a CDS encoding IucA/IucC family protein has translation MTRIGPRPGAARHTGPADLAAAHAVFGCLVREVASPAGEVAVTGDEVRVRLSATGVALRCAATRLSPVGAHRYHGPVRRRLDGGRWARVDAERLATLVAAELTARTGRDNPEFVGQVRASREVTAHLLAGRPAVDPTPTGDPAIDAYIASEQSLVHGHPHHPTPKWRSGDPDSWRAYAPELRTAFRLHWLAVPDALVAEAGPVEELLAALDPPRPPAGHRVLPVHPWQLALAPPADPRLRRLGPAGTPVRPTASVRTLYSPEADLFVKTSLHVRITNCLRKNARYELTGAVALTGLLARVPLPRGVALLAEPAYRTVDVPGADEAYGTILRTGVRAHLRPGQTPALAAALAAAPLPVPDPVGWWRRYVGLLVPAVLRAWLRHGVVHEPHLQNVVVIQDPDGYPAGMLLRDLEGVKLDTSRWAGWPPGLPRQVGYGPEEARRRVVYCLFVNHLAGICGALADARPGIEQALWREAREAVAEVATELDNPPELRALLAGEPLLAKANLLVRWRRDADRAAPFVPVPNPFGGRR, from the coding sequence ATGACGCGTATCGGCCCGCGCCCCGGGGCGGCGCGGCACACCGGGCCGGCGGACCTGGCCGCCGCGCACGCCGTGTTCGGTTGCCTGGTCCGCGAGGTCGCCTCCCCCGCCGGTGAGGTCGCCGTGACCGGCGACGAGGTGCGGGTCCGGCTGTCGGCCACCGGGGTGGCGTTGCGCTGCGCGGCGACCCGGCTGTCCCCGGTGGGCGCACACCGCTACCACGGCCCCGTGCGACGCCGGCTCGACGGCGGCCGCTGGGCCCGGGTGGATGCGGAACGGCTGGCCACGCTCGTGGCCGCGGAGCTGACCGCCCGCACCGGCCGCGACAACCCCGAGTTCGTCGGGCAGGTACGGGCGAGCCGGGAGGTGACGGCTCACCTGCTGGCCGGGCGGCCGGCCGTCGACCCGACGCCGACCGGGGACCCGGCGATCGACGCGTACATAGCGTCCGAGCAGTCACTCGTGCACGGGCATCCGCACCACCCCACACCGAAGTGGCGCAGCGGCGACCCGGACAGCTGGCGGGCGTACGCGCCGGAGCTGCGCACCGCGTTCCGCCTGCACTGGCTCGCCGTGCCGGACGCCCTGGTGGCCGAGGCCGGGCCGGTCGAGGAGCTGCTGGCCGCCCTGGACCCGCCACGCCCGCCGGCCGGGCACCGGGTGCTGCCGGTGCACCCGTGGCAGCTGGCGCTGGCACCACCGGCGGATCCCCGGCTGCGCCGGCTCGGCCCGGCCGGCACGCCCGTGCGGCCCACCGCGAGCGTCCGCACGCTCTACTCCCCCGAGGCCGACCTGTTCGTCAAGACCAGCCTGCACGTGCGGATAACCAACTGCCTGCGAAAGAACGCACGGTACGAGCTGACCGGCGCGGTCGCGCTGACCGGGTTGCTCGCCCGGGTGCCGCTGCCGCGGGGCGTGGCGCTGCTGGCCGAGCCGGCGTACCGGACCGTCGACGTGCCCGGCGCGGACGAGGCGTACGGGACGATCCTGCGCACCGGAGTGCGGGCCCACCTGCGGCCCGGGCAGACGCCGGCGCTGGCGGCCGCGCTGGCCGCCGCGCCGCTGCCGGTGCCCGACCCGGTGGGCTGGTGGCGGCGCTACGTCGGTTTGCTGGTGCCGGCCGTGCTGCGGGCCTGGCTGCGGCACGGGGTGGTGCACGAACCACACCTGCAGAACGTGGTCGTGATCCAAGACCCCGACGGCTACCCGGCGGGAATGCTGCTGCGCGACCTGGAGGGGGTGAAGCTCGACACCAGTCGGTGGGCCGGCTGGCCGCCGGGGCTGCCCCGACAGGTCGGGTACGGCCCGGAGGAGGCCCGCCGCCGCGTCGTCTACTGCCTGTTCGTCAACCACCTGGCCGGCATCTGCGGTGCCCTCGCCGACGCCCGCCCGGGCATCGAGCAGGCCCTGTGGCGCGAAGCGCGCGAGGCGGTCGCCGAGGTGGCCACCGAGCTGGACAACCCGCCGGAGCTGCGCG
- a CDS encoding siderophore biosynthesis protein, with product MRLYLTALNPTDAVLEGFLPAAETLDLPVTVLTDRPDEWPPGVAVRRCAVRDAAAVVAATAEDPPAALLSNSDHLQEATALAAGKLGLPGKDPESARRCKDKAAMRRALAAADLDPVRVAAVAPGAAPDVPDDLFPAVVKPRDGVASEDAYLVSDRRELAARVAGIRRRRPEIALVVEEYLAGELRTYDTLGDGVRLAVLGGWHTDLGPPPTFTEVSLDWSPPPPTHDARIRALLGALGVGFGACHTEYVVRHDRIRLIEVNDRLIGDRMDLILADLLGAPLFAHVIRLHLGEPLSALHLPDPTTLDRHARVEYVCADRSGRLTAAPGPADTVRDGVRLACRPLRQVGRVAERTGTNRDYLAALHGIGPGPGVVAAALAEFRAERRWTIS from the coding sequence ATGCGGCTCTACCTGACCGCGCTGAACCCCACCGACGCCGTGCTGGAGGGCTTCCTTCCGGCGGCGGAGACCCTCGACCTGCCGGTCACGGTGCTGACCGACCGGCCCGACGAGTGGCCACCCGGCGTAGCGGTGCGCCGCTGCGCGGTCCGGGACGCGGCGGCGGTCGTCGCGGCCACGGCCGAGGACCCGCCGGCCGCGCTGCTGTCCAACAGCGACCACCTCCAGGAGGCGACCGCCCTCGCCGCCGGCAAGCTCGGCCTGCCCGGCAAGGACCCGGAGTCCGCCCGCCGCTGCAAGGACAAGGCGGCGATGCGCCGCGCGCTCGCCGCCGCCGACCTGGACCCGGTCCGGGTGGCCGCCGTCGCCCCGGGCGCGGCGCCCGACGTCCCGGACGACCTCTTCCCGGCCGTGGTGAAGCCCCGCGACGGGGTGGCCAGCGAGGACGCCTACCTGGTGAGCGACCGGCGGGAGTTGGCGGCGCGGGTCGCCGGCATCCGGCGGCGGCGACCGGAGATCGCCCTGGTCGTCGAGGAGTACCTGGCCGGTGAGCTGCGCACCTACGACACACTGGGCGACGGCGTACGGCTGGCGGTGCTCGGGGGCTGGCACACCGACCTCGGGCCGCCGCCGACCTTCACCGAGGTGAGCCTCGACTGGTCGCCCCCGCCGCCGACCCACGACGCCCGAATCCGCGCGCTGCTCGGCGCGCTCGGCGTCGGCTTCGGCGCCTGCCACACCGAGTACGTGGTGCGGCACGACCGGATCCGGCTGATCGAGGTCAACGACCGGCTGATCGGTGACCGGATGGATCTGATCCTCGCGGACCTGCTCGGCGCACCGCTGTTCGCCCACGTGATCCGGCTGCATCTCGGCGAGCCGCTGAGCGCGCTGCACCTGCCGGACCCGACCACGCTCGACCGACACGCCCGGGTCGAGTACGTCTGCGCCGACCGGTCCGGTCGACTCACCGCGGCACCCGGGCCGGCGGACACGGTCCGCGACGGCGTGCGGCTGGCCTGTCGCCCGCTGCGGCAGGTGGGCCGGGTCGCCGAGCGCACCGGCACCAACCGCGACTACCTGGCCGCGCTGCACGGCATCGGCCCGGGGCCGGGCGTCGTGGCGGCGGCCCTCGCCGAGTTCCGGGCCGAGCGGCGTTGGACGATCAGCTGA
- a CDS encoding MFS transporter: protein MSADPATVHAGRPAPAPVPHRWLILAVLCLAQLVVVLDNTVLTVAVPVLTVELNAGTADVQWMINAYALVLSGLLLSAGGAADRYGRRRMLLLGLVLFGLGSTAAGLAGTAEQLIAARAGMGVGGALLVTATLAVAMQVFDAAERSRAIGVWAATSALGFAAGPPIGGFVLAHLPWGAIFLLNVPVVLVCLLAARALVPESRDPAGGPLDLGGVVLSTAGLTAIVWAIISGPERGWASVPVLGAGAAGVLLLSSFVGWERRVAHPMLDMRFFRDRRFVGAVSGVVLITFGATGALFLLTQHLQFVRGYPAWEAGLRMAPFALSIVVLNVAGVAASVIRRLGRPAAIAVGMTLLAGGLALVTHGPAGYGTLLAGLVVMGAGCALANPAIVEAVMSAIPTDKAGAGAGVDGTMTEVGSSLGVAVLGAVLNARFGALLPAALAGAGSFPAALAAAGPDREVVTAAFTEALRTGQTVGAVAVLVGGLVAAALLHRAERTAGSTSA from the coding sequence ATGAGCGCCGACCCGGCGACGGTGCACGCCGGCCGGCCCGCCCCGGCCCCGGTGCCGCACCGCTGGCTGATCCTGGCCGTGCTCTGTCTGGCCCAGTTGGTCGTGGTGCTGGACAACACCGTGCTGACCGTGGCGGTGCCGGTGCTCACCGTCGAGCTGAACGCCGGCACCGCCGACGTGCAGTGGATGATCAACGCATACGCGCTGGTGCTGTCCGGTCTGCTGCTGAGCGCCGGCGGCGCCGCCGACCGGTACGGGCGGCGGCGGATGCTGCTGCTCGGGCTGGTGCTGTTCGGGCTCGGCTCGACGGCGGCCGGGCTGGCCGGCACCGCCGAGCAGCTGATCGCCGCCCGGGCCGGCATGGGCGTGGGCGGCGCGCTGCTGGTCACCGCCACGCTCGCCGTCGCCATGCAGGTCTTCGACGCCGCCGAGCGGTCCCGTGCGATCGGCGTCTGGGCGGCGACCAGCGCGCTGGGCTTCGCCGCCGGACCACCGATCGGCGGGTTCGTCCTGGCCCACCTCCCGTGGGGCGCGATCTTCCTGCTGAACGTGCCGGTCGTGCTGGTCTGCCTGCTGGCTGCCCGGGCACTGGTGCCGGAGTCGCGGGACCCGGCCGGCGGACCGCTCGACCTGGGCGGTGTGGTGCTGTCCACCGCCGGCCTGACCGCGATCGTCTGGGCGATCATCTCCGGTCCCGAGCGCGGCTGGGCGTCGGTGCCGGTGCTCGGCGCGGGCGCGGCCGGCGTGCTGCTGCTGTCGTCGTTCGTCGGTTGGGAGCGGCGGGTCGCCCACCCGATGCTGGACATGCGCTTCTTCCGGGACCGTCGCTTCGTCGGCGCGGTCAGTGGCGTCGTGCTGATCACGTTCGGCGCCACCGGGGCATTGTTCCTGCTCACCCAGCACCTGCAGTTCGTGCGCGGCTACCCGGCCTGGGAGGCGGGGCTGCGGATGGCGCCCTTCGCGCTGTCCATCGTGGTGCTCAACGTCGCCGGGGTGGCCGCGTCGGTGATCCGTCGGCTCGGGCGGCCGGCCGCCATCGCGGTCGGGATGACGCTGCTGGCCGGTGGTCTGGCGCTGGTCACCCACGGGCCGGCCGGCTACGGCACGCTGCTGGCCGGGCTGGTCGTGATGGGCGCCGGGTGCGCGTTGGCGAACCCGGCGATCGTCGAGGCGGTGATGAGCGCGATCCCCACCGACAAGGCCGGCGCCGGGGCCGGCGTGGACGGCACCATGACCGAGGTCGGCAGCAGCCTCGGCGTCGCGGTGCTGGGCGCGGTGCTCAACGCCCGGTTCGGCGCGCTGCTGCCGGCCGCGCTGGCCGGCGCCGGCTCGTTCCCGGCCGCGCTGGCCGCCGCCGGCCCGGACCGGGAGGTGGTCACCGCCGCCTTCACCGAGGCGTTGCGGACCGGCCAGACCGTTGGCGCGGTAGCGGTCCTGGTCGGCGGTCTGGTCGCCGCGGCGCTGCTGCACCGCGCCGAGCGGACGGCCGGGTCCACCTCCGCATAA